The genomic interval TCTTTGTCTTCCGCACCGTTCGCGGCGTGTGAGTTGATTTCTCGCTTCGCCTTGAGTCTTTCAGCATCCCCGTCGCTGTTTTCGGTTTCGCTCTGCGTCACAGTCACCAACTCGAGGTCACGTTTCGCTGCTCCCGGCTTTTCTACGCCTCTCCCTTCCAGCGTTTCATTATCGGCGGTCGCCGCCGGCTCTGCATCGGCACTTAGGCAGGGGCCTCGTGGGTCTGAGCCAGACTTCACGTTATCACCAGCGACCCTGCTACGCCTtgctcgctcttcctcctgctcctcttcctccaaaGCCTCGCACAGACTCCCGCTGCGCTGCTCTAGCTGTTTCCGCGCCGCCGCACCTTCGTGCTTCAGCCGCATCATTTGCCGGAAAGTCTTGTACGCCGtcgcgaaaagaagaaccaCCAACAACGCCATGATCAGATACACCGGCCAGCACCTGTTGATTACCAAGCCAAAAGTCGCCCCTGCAATTTGCATCGGGCCCATGAGCAAAACCTGAACGTACACGCGCACACGCACAGAGCTTCTAGATGAGCATAAGAAGAGCTATCTCACACGCAACATAAATCGTATATGGTAGATTAGCTACTACCCCTTATACCCAACTGAATTGGTATCCATTTGCATGCTCTGTAGTAAGAGACACGCGTCTCACGGGGAcatgaaacgcagagagtCGATGCGATCACTTCCTACTCCACTTTTATCGACCGTCACCACTGCTGCCACATGCGTAGGCCGCGGGAACATGCCTCGAGCCCAACACTCGTCCCTCGAGGTGGGAAACCAGCGTACACATACGCCCGTAATATATGTGCACAGACTAACACATATGTGCTTGAATTTGCATTATCACGTATCGCGGTTATAAGGAAAAAAACTTCAGCGTGACAGGCAACTGTATTCGTCGCGGTGTATTTGGCTTGTTGATGAAGTGACGAGGAACGGACAGCTTCCTGGTCTTCTCTTGCGTACCAGGTCAAGGTCAATGGCTGGCCGATCCGCATACGGATGGCGGCGAAAGAGATTAAGAGAGGTGCCCGCAAGGGACCCGCCAAACATGAGAGCCTGGCTCGTCGCTGTGGCTTCGTACACAGTGAAGCCCATTACAAGAATCATGATAGGGACGTAGATAGCGCCGCCTGAATGCATGCGGAgacgagtggagagaaaaaacgcatgcgccgtCGAAGAAAAGCATCTCGAGAAACAAGGCGCGACAACAAGCGTGTAACGtcggaaacggagagaacacATTCGTCAAAAATACGGCAGGCGACAAACATGGAGACGACAAACCAATGAGAGCAACGCCCAGAAGATGCGCGCTCGAAGAAAGGGATTCACAGAGCAAACGAATGGAAATCGGAACGAgaaaacgcgggagaaagcAGTCCGGAGACAAGGCCACAAAAGACTagcagaaaaacacaaagtTTGCCTTGTCCGTCTGATGCATCCGTTTGCCTGCTGCCTCATCGATATTCCGAGCAAACTACTCCAGTTCTATTTGTGCGTTCTTCCTCATTTTATGCTCGAGGTAGGGTTTCTCCCGTTTCCGAACTAGAGATAACTCACCTCCTGCACCCGCTGCGACAGCAATGATGCTCGCGATCCCGATGGCGAGGACGCCGACGACGTCCAGAGGATTAGCGAGGTCTGAAACGCTTTTTGCCTGCTTCTCCGAGTCTTCTGTAGCGCCTAATCGACGAGGAGCGAACAGAAGAGCTGTGTTCGGCGCTTCTTGGGGGTCCCCTCTGAGACCGAACAGCGGACGGTCTTCATGGCCAGCAGACGGCAGATCTAACACTGCGTCTGCAAAGAGCCACGGCGCGAAACTAGACGGTGCGACATACGGCGGGCAGGCAGGTGAAGATTCAGAGCAAGCGGGCTCGGAATGcggagacggaagaaaagaaataAGCGAAACTGCGGCAAGAACTGCAATGGTTACGGCTGTGGATGCCCacgaggaaaacgcgcggACTCTGCGACTCCCCATTTTCCCGCGGGACAcccgtctctcttgtgcGTGATTTTGCGAAGGACACAACTCGAGGAAAAACCAGGGTCGCCGGCACCAAAGAGTgaacggaaaaaaagactgGCGACTGCGATGTCGGGTCGGCGACTCGCCGTCTCCCCGTGGAGACGTTGGAGTATACACACACTCGGCAGAACAAGCACTGCAGTGCTTCTCCATGGTTGAAAACAAAATACTGAGTGAATCAGCGCGGGACAACACGGGAAAACAAGGCTTTTAAAAAGGCCCAGGACAGGCCTTCCCCTTGGGTTGTCAAGCTTAGCCACGAGGACAACACAAAACCGAACGTGCTCCAGCTGCTTTGCTCTACGGGCAAATTCTCAAGAGTACTGACGATGCGCCTCTGGAGATCCTGTCCTTTCCAGAATCTGGTTCAACGGAAAATTCTGTCCGCGGGGTTTACCGACTGGTGACCTTCCCGGGACACGGCGCGTACATGGTCGAACTCCAGCGCGACCCTTGATTCTGCGATCTGGATATAAGGCAGATCGTCTTCACTTGTTGTCCAGTCAGTTACGACCGCTTAAAGCCAATAAGCAAACCGACGACTGGAACCGATAGCTGCTGAGCGTGTCGTGCGGAGCACAGGATTCCAATCaacaagagggaggaaactgAGCTTGCAAAGAGCCCGTCTGCGATGCGAATGTGCAGATGTGGGTATTTGCGTCTCTGATAAAAGACGCACATTTACTCGggatttcttctttccaaAGTCGAAAAGCCAGGTGCGTGAAGTGCGGAATTAGGACGAGACAGCGGGCGATGTCGATCCAGAGGCAGTCGATGCATACCCCCTCGTGTCAACGAAATCCCTACTCCTTTTCACACGAAAAACACACGATCTCGCAACCCACTGCGACAGAAAGCGGGTTTCTCGAACGAGGAAtccaaagagagacaaccaGCGGGCAAACCCCCAAAGTTTAACTCCTTTTGCCGTCGAGAAAAATCCACCCCGAAAGACAGGACTGCGGCGGGTCGTTTCGTCTTAGCCGACCACGCGAGTCGCTTGTGCCAGTGCGTTTCTTTTTAGTGACCGATCAGACCTGTTGATTTACTATGAAACAATTGGTTACCTCCCTTGAATTCAAGACGTGAACAAAAACTTGCTGCAACCCACATGGGCATTCCTCGCAAGGGTGCCAGCTGCTTCGTCCAAGCATGCCTTCAGCTTTTCGTAGATGGGGGCCGTCGATGGATAGGCAAGCCGCGCTGGGCATAGCAGAATCGGGACGGCGACAAAGCGCGGAAAATCCTGAATTTCAGAAGACAGAACAGTGAAGACGAATGAGGACACACTTGCCTTTTTTCTGGGGAAGCAAGAAGTGTTTGTGCTACGAACCACAACTAAAGATCCTTTGGGAAAAACATGGTTGAGATCACCTGGCAATTTTGAcgtagagagagacggcaggGGGATTTTTAATACAGCAGACACGCGTTGCACCGAACTTTTGAGATCAGGAAGTCACCCGAAGTGAGTTTTTGTGTCCTTCGCAGCGTTTAACCTTCTCTTGGTCAACCCGTGCGCAATTTTGTGTTGTTCGGTACGTGTTTGGCTTCTGTAGGCAACGGCGCAGAGTTAGTTTTATTGTCCCTTTCCTGGGCGGTAACTCTGGTCTCGACAATGAAGTGTGCCAGTGACAGCGCGAGAGCTACACTTTTCAAGTTCTCGTCAAATTCTGCACGAAAACGACTAGGGAGCTGGCTCAGCTCACTCGGGTAGCTTCATGGCCAGCAGAAGCCTCCCCTTATTGGATGTACCAGGCTAGGTATTGCAGATTTCAACGTCAAGGCTCTTTGAAGCTCTCAGGAGATTCTTCCAATGTGTTCTTGGCAATAGGAGTACCGCTCTTTCTATTGAGTTCTTTCGTACATTCGTATTTTTAAAGGAACTGTGTGGTCTCCTAACCTGGAGGAGGACAGAGGGCTCTATGCGTTTGGGTGAACATGCAGAGTTGGGAAACCACCAACACGTGACGATGAGGAAAAACCATCCCTGAAATAGCCACCTGCTCCGCTAGGTTTCGTGGGGACACGACGGTTTTTTGGAGTGTGTGTGTTACTACGCTTTACACACACCCAGGCACAAAATTGGTACGGTTTCCAAGCGCACTCTTTGTGCGCCAGAAAGCGCGGGGGTTTTCATTTTCTTGCTGGTTCCTGCGCCCCCTGCTTCGGAGGCCGAGCGGCGAACAGTTGAGACGACGGTGTCAACCGCATCTCGACAACGTTATAAAGCGAACAGAACACGCATCTCTTGAGAAAACAGGTTAAATAGAGGCGGAAAACAACGGACGAATGTACCCACCCCGATGCCCCTTTCATTTCGTTCGCGAGACGGCAGTGCCAGTCGTACCAAACGTGCGTAACGCGTGAGCATACAGAATTCGCTACTCGATTCGCAGGGCGCTATCGAGACGCCCGCGCATGCGAGGTTGAGAGGACTCCTAAAAAACAGATCTGTGCAAGATACACGTAAACTTTGACATGGAAATACCTCCACGTTGGCTCATCACTCTTTTATTATTGAACAAGATGAACGTACAAAGCGTTCATCCAGTTACTAAGCAGGT from Toxoplasma gondii ME49 chromosome VIIa, whole genome shotgun sequence carries:
- a CDS encoding hypothetical protein (encoded by transcript TGME49_205300~Predicted trans-membrane domain (TMHMM2.0):74-97:188-211:217-240:259-282:286-304:469-489:501-524:567-590:596-619:622-645:657-680); its protein translation is MEKHCSACSAECVYTPTSPRGDGESPTRHRSRQSFFPFTLWCRRPWFFLELCPSQNHAQERRVSRGKMGSRRVRAFSSWASTAVTIAVLAAVSLISFLPSPHSEPACSESSPACPPYVAPSSFAPWLFADAVLDLPSAGHEDRPLFGLRGDPQEAPNTALLFAPRRLGATEDSEKQAKSVSDLANPLDVVGVLAIGIASIIAVAAGAGGGAIYVPIMILVMGFTVYEATATSQALMFGGSLAGTSLNLFRRHPYADRPAIDLDLVLLMGPMQIAGATFGLVINRCWPVYLIMALLVVLLFATAYKTFRQMMRLKHEGAAARKQLEQRSGSLCEALEEEEQEEERARRSRVAGDNVKSGSDPRGPCLSADAEPAATADNETLEGRGVEKPGAAKRDLELVTVTQSETENSDGDAERLKAKREINSHAANADPKSSEEEKGSGFADSSPGAVRLPFPQSLRYALRGHSPIKWFAMFVVYAINLAFTIIKGGPRTRWEIVSYCGSAYWGVYVLGAAFLMSCSYAAAMWLWRNNEKERGKIEVEGTTRAQPKKGELEYSFAHVHSLMGISLVAGMMAGIIGIGGGLILGPFLLVKGVPPAVTTSVNTTMILFTSSSAAAISVASGNAPWDYCLLLFGVCFLTTLIGKALVDKFVKRYHADYILVLLLLVIMLGSVVCTVVSGILTIKKGDPRDMSFKSPCY